One window of the Diospyros lotus cultivar Yz01 chromosome 12, ASM1463336v1, whole genome shotgun sequence genome contains the following:
- the LOC127786994 gene encoding dolichol-phosphate mannose synthase subunit 2, which translates to MEIADRAVGFLLSFISLSIFTYYTFWVVILPFVDSDHFIHKYFLPQEYALLIPAFAGVVLLCFLSVFIGLVMLKSKKKKA; encoded by the exons ATGGAAATAGCAGACAGGGCTGTTGGGTTCTTGTTGTCCTTTATCAGCCTATCCATATTCACTTATTACACCTTTTGGGTCGTCATTCTG CCATTTGTGGACAGCGATCACTTTATTCACAAATACTTTCTTCCACAAGAATATGCCCTTCTCATTCCTGCATTTGCCGGCGTGGTGCTACTCTGCTTCTTGTCTGTCTTTATCGGGCTCGTGATGCTCaagtccaagaagaagaaagcatgA